Proteins from one Triticum aestivum cultivar Chinese Spring chromosome 7A, IWGSC CS RefSeq v2.1, whole genome shotgun sequence genomic window:
- the LOC123149905 gene encoding uncharacterized protein, which translates to MASPAPPCGPDASPAMESQASLPDHLTEDILLRLPTAADLARASMAGPSLRRIVTDHSFLRRFRVLHPPPLLGILSDPFIPAQPPHPSAAAAGTLAGTDFSCSFLPSRERPWIRRDFRDGRALFCVAPDGDDRALVREVAVCDPLHRRYLLLPPVPQDLSDLVYHCQPFLAPAGGDEVPADAPLRFRVMCLAKYQTQLVLFVLSSSGGCARPWHAIPFDGWSALVAQVSEGEDVRSSTAFGNRYYAHGCFCWAIPGIGKLLMLDIATMEFSSIDLLPSPWSNSQMAFVEAREGRLGLFALSHNRLLYSISGSIEDDPPRLSLMGAVVPLPLDYVYYIIGVAGGFLLLHGFQDNPESYPSFEMPDPDCFSLNLQTMKLERFCGTELMMPLKNQLLYAGFPPSLSPPTI; encoded by the coding sequence AtggcgtcgccggcgccgccctgcGGCCCCGACGCCTCGCCGGCCATGGAGTCGCAGGCGAGCCTCCCGGACCACCTGACGGAGGacatcctcctccgcctccccacgGCCGCCGACCTCGCCCGCGCGTCCATGGCCGGCCCATCCCTCCGCCGCATCGTCACCGACCACTCCTTCCTCCGTCGCTTCCGCGTCCTCCACCCGCCGCCTCTCCTGGGTATACTCTCGGACCCCTTCatcccagcccagccgccgcacccctccgccgccgccgccggaaccctCGCCGGCACCGACTTCTCCTGCTCCTTCCTCCCCTCCCGCGAGCGGCCCTGGATTCGTCGCGACTTCCGCGACGGCCGCGCCCTCTTCTGCGTCGCCCCCGACGGCGACGACCGCGCCCTGGTGAGGGAGGTGGCCGTGTGCGACCCGCTGCACCGGCGCTACCTCCTGCTACCTCCCGTTCCCCAGGACCTTTCCGATCTAGTCTATCACTGCCAGCCCTTCCTTGCTCCTGCCGGCGGGGACGAGGTGCCGGCCGACGCTCCCTTGAGATTCAGAGTCATGTGCTTGGCCAAATACCAGACCCAGCTGGTCCTATTCGTCCTCTCTTCGTCGGGGGGCTGTGCCAGACCATGGCACGCCATCCCATTTGATGGTTGGAGCGCTCTGGTTGCACAAGTTAGTGAAGGCGAAGATGTGCGATCCTCCACTGCGTTCGGAAATCGCTACTACGCGCACGGATGCTTCTGCTGGGCGATACCTGGGATCGGCAAGTTGCTCATGCTCGACATTGCCACGATGGAGTTCTCCTCCATCGACCTCCTGCCTAGTCCCTGGAGCAATTCCCAGATGGCCTTTGTGGAGGCAAGGGAAGGGAGGCTTGGGTTGTTTGCTCTCAGCCACAATCGCCTCTTGTATTCCATTTCGGGGAGCATTGAGGATGACCCCCCAAGGCTGTCGCTAATGGGGGCTGTAGTCCCATTGCCCCTTGATTACGTCTATTACATCATTGGTGTAGCTGGGGGATTCTTACTCCTACATGGGTTTCAAGACAACCCGGAATCATACCCTTCGTTTGAAATGCCAGATCCGGACTGTTTTTCACTGAATCTCCAGACTATGAAGCTTGAGCGGTTTTGTGGGACTGAGCTCATGATGCCATTGAAGAACCAACTACTGTATGCGGGTTTCCCGCCATCCTTGTCTCCACCAACTATTTGA
- the LOC123149906 gene encoding uncharacterized protein, with protein sequence MKYPPIPPRRAASCGCGYLAAFVALIVITSLQIQHHHLKVDLGRSDYAAATATQQRRREGGNGAAARWNWNRRTGAEGLPRGIVQTSSDMFLRPLWDPAANRAIPKNKNDRHKALLAMAVGISQMQNVDVMARKFLNESYTVMLFHYDGNVDGWRSLEWSDKAIHIVAPNQTKWWFAKRFLHPSVVAIYDFIFLWDEDLGVENFDPRRYIDIMVSEGLEITQPALDPDLSTDIHHRITIRNKMTKVHRRVYDNRSSMNCSDDSKGPPCTGWVEGMAPVFSRAAWKCVWHLIQNDLIHGWGLDMKLGYCAQGDRAEKVGVIDSEYVVHQGIPSLGGPSDTSKLPRRSLDLRTHIRRQSSAELEKFKERWEKAVREDDEWMDPFDA encoded by the exons ATGAAGTACCCGCCCATCCCGCCGCGCCGGGCCGCCTCATGCGGCTGCGGCTacctggccgccttcgtcgcgctcATCGTCATCACCTCGCTCCAGATCCAGCACCACCACCTCAAG GTGGATCTCGGCAGGTCCGACTACGCCGCGGCCACGGCCACGCAGCAGCGGCGCCGGGAGGGGGGGAACGGCGCGGCGGCCCGCTGGAACTGGAACCGGAGGACCGGCGCCGAGGGCCTGCCGCGCGGGATCGTCCAGACCAGCTCCGACATGTTCCTCCGCCCGCTCTGGGACCCCGCCGCCAACCGCGCCATCCCCAAG AATAAGAATGACAGACACAAAGCTCTCCTGGCGATGGCGGTCGGGATCTCTCAAATGCAGAATGTGGACGTGATGGCTCGTAAG TTTCTGAATGAGAGCTACACGGTCATGCTGTTCCATTATGACGGGAACGTGGATGGGTGGCGTAGCCTCGAGTGGAGCGATAAGGCCATACACATTGTTGCGCCCAACCAAACTAAATG GTGGTTTGCCAAGCGTTTTCTGCATCCTAGTGTCGTGGCTATCTACGATTTCATCTTTTTATGGGACGAAGACCTTGGGGTGGAAAATTTTGATCCGAGGAG ATATATTGATATAATGGTTTCCGAAGGCTTAGAAATCACGCAACCTGCATTGGATCCTGATCTATCAACAGATATTCACCACCGCATCACAATCCGCAACAAGATGACAAAAGTGCATAG GAGAGTATATGACAATCGTTCAAGCATGAACTGTTCTGATGATAGTAAAGGACCTCCATGCACAGG GTGGGTTGAGGGCATGGCACCAGTTTTTTCTCGTGCTGCCTGGAAATGCGTATGGCATCTAATACAG AATGACTTGATTCATGGATGGGGCCTTGACATGAAGCTTGGTTATTGTGCTCAG GGTGATCGAGCTGAGAAGGTCGGTGTAATTGACAGTGAGTATGTCGTCCATCAAGGGATACCATCATTAGGAGGGCCATCAGATACCAGCAAG TTACCTCGAAGATCTTTGGATTTGCGGACACAC ATTAGAAGACAGTCGTCGGCGGAGCTGGAAAAGTTCAAAGAACGGTGGGAAAAAGCCGTAAGGGAAGACGATGAGTGGATGGATCCTTTTGACGCTTGA